One genomic window of Inquilinus sp. KBS0705 includes the following:
- a CDS encoding phage holin family protein gives MTMETEKEPVRPIIDQLSEYAETRFKLLKYEVIERGTSLIADMVIQIVIVISLLLTFLFASFTLALFLGSVLHSYWQGFGCVALIYLVIAVIIMVNKRGFQKPIINALVRKLFN, from the coding sequence ATGACTATGGAAACTGAAAAAGAACCAGTACGCCCAATAATTGATCAGCTTAGCGAATATGCTGAAACACGTTTTAAACTTTTAAAATATGAAGTTATTGAGCGAGGCACATCATTAATAGCCGATATGGTTATCCAGATAGTGATTGTTATAAGCCTGTTGCTTACATTTTTATTTGCAAGCTTTACACTGGCCTTATTTTTAGGTAGTGTGTTGCACTCGTACTGGCAAGGTTTTGGCTGTGTTGCCCTTATTTACCTTGTTATAGCGGTAATTATAATGGTTAATAAAAGGGGTTTCCAAAAACCAATTATTAACGCGTTGGTTAGAAAGCTGTTTAATTAA
- a CDS encoding YtxH domain-containing protein has translation MKDNSKVVIALLAGLAAGAALGILFAPEKGTETRDKLSESLKNLGDTIKETAAAEIDNLVGLKDRVVENIKSKVKGAEEEYQDDLEHA, from the coding sequence ATGAAAGATAACTCAAAAGTAGTAATTGCATTGCTGGCAGGATTAGCAGCAGGAGCAGCATTGGGTATATTATTTGCACCAGAAAAAGGTACAGAAACACGTGATAAGCTTTCTGAATCACTAAAAAACCTGGGCGATACTATTAAAGAAACAGCCGCTGCCGAAATTGATAACCTTGTTGGTTTAAAAGATAGGGTTGTAGAAAACATTAAAAGTAAAGTTAAAGGCGCCGAAGAAGAATACCAGGACGACCTGGAGCACGCATAA
- a CDS encoding AI-2E family transporter, translated as MSIFSYKQRNNIILVSIIVLGCFLLYALSELFSSILGAIVLFTIFRPFYLYMVEQRKFNPSAAALLIIFISLIVIVIPFLSLSIMVIGKIGSINRDSIPIDQWSQKIDAFAGSNLNQPHLAENTIQKLGAYIADLFPSLITGFAGILITLLVMYFLLYFMFVQMREFEMGMLKYAPFREQHALKFATELRNSTYSNVLGQGVIAVTQGILLAMGFYAFGIPDAVFWGVIGSFISFLPVVGAPTLCIPASIILFANGHNVKGILLLAYGLLFIGNVDNVLRMMINKRIGNTHPIISVIGVFIGLPLFGILGLVFGPVLLSYFLLLLEIYETNRMAAERLERIRMPEDSN; from the coding sequence ATGTCCATTTTTAGTTACAAGCAGCGCAATAATATTATACTGGTAAGCATTATTGTGCTGGGTTGTTTTTTGCTGTATGCCCTAAGCGAATTATTCAGCTCAATTTTAGGCGCTATAGTGCTTTTCACCATATTCAGGCCGTTTTATTTGTATATGGTTGAGCAACGAAAGTTCAACCCGTCGGCTGCAGCGCTTCTCATTATTTTTATATCGCTTATTGTAATTGTTATTCCTTTCCTGTCATTAAGTATAATGGTGATTGGTAAGATAGGCAGCATTAACCGCGACTCGATACCCATTGACCAATGGTCGCAAAAGATTGATGCCTTTGCGGGTAGTAATTTAAACCAGCCGCACCTTGCCGAAAATACTATACAAAAGCTTGGAGCCTATATAGCCGACCTGTTTCCATCACTTATTACGGGTTTTGCAGGCATTTTAATTACCCTGCTGGTAATGTATTTTTTGCTGTACTTTATGTTTGTGCAAATGCGCGAATTTGAAATGGGTATGCTTAAGTATGCACCCTTTCGCGAGCAGCATGCTTTAAAATTTGCTACCGAACTGCGCAATTCTACTTATTCTAACGTATTGGGGCAGGGGGTTATAGCCGTTACACAAGGGATACTGCTGGCCATGGGTTTTTATGCCTTTGGCATACCCGATGCCGTATTTTGGGGGGTAATAGGGTCGTTTATTTCGTTTTTGCCGGTGGTGGGTGCACCAACCCTTTGTATACCTGCAAGCATTATACTATTTGCAAACGGGCACAATGTAAAAGGGATATTGCTTTTAGCGTATGGTTTGCTATTTATTGGCAATGTAGATAATGTACTGCGTATGATGATCAACAAGCGCATTGGCAATACGCACCCTATTATATCCGTTATAGGAGTGTTTATAGGGCTACCACTATTTGGAATATTAGGACTGGTTTTTGGCCCTGTATTACTATCGTACTTTTTATTGCTGCTAGAAATTTATGAAACCAACCGCATGGCTGCCGAACGGCTGGAGCGTATACGCATGCCCGAGGATAGTAACTAA
- a CDS encoding sigma-54-dependent Fis family transcriptional regulator encodes MKKILIIDDEVNVGLLLSKFLTRNGFEVETAPNGSTGMEYLKRNHFDLVLCDFRLEDTDGREMLKNIKALYPNTGVIIITGYSDIKMAVELIKMGAYDYITKPLYPDEILNTITKAIETQYALQEKASNEWGNNDKPSPREGKKQILSGEFVVGTSRASKELLRQIELVAPTNYSVIILGESGTGKESVAKSIHLNSPRHNQPFIAMDCGSLTKELAASEFFGHEKGSFTGALYTKIGHFEMANGGTLFLDEVGNLSYEIQAALLRTVQERKVKRIGSTKEIDLDVRIIIATNESLQEGIQKGKFREDLYHRFNEFSIFMPPLRERGNDIMMLADHFLNVANQELDRNVTTFSPEVIECFMNYRWQGNIRELKNVVRRATLLSEGNEITMKALPLEISNFKVTAYEPVNNTGAQGNYEVKEAPKHDLKNAALGAEHETILKVLREVNFNKTKAAEILNIDRKTLYNKMKAINLK; translated from the coding sequence ATGAAGAAGATCCTCATCATTGATGACGAAGTTAATGTTGGCTTATTGCTATCTAAGTTTTTAACACGTAATGGCTTTGAGGTAGAAACCGCCCCCAACGGCAGTACGGGTATGGAATACCTTAAACGTAACCATTTTGACCTGGTACTTTGCGACTTTAGGCTGGAAGATACCGATGGCCGCGAGATGCTTAAAAACATTAAGGCCTTATACCCCAATACCGGCGTTATTATTATTACAGGCTACTCGGATATTAAAATGGCCGTTGAGCTGATAAAAATGGGCGCTTACGATTATATTACTAAGCCCCTTTACCCTGATGAGATATTAAATACCATTACCAAAGCTATTGAAACCCAATACGCCTTACAGGAAAAAGCTAGTAACGAATGGGGCAATAATGATAAACCCAGCCCGCGCGAAGGTAAAAAACAAATATTATCGGGCGAGTTTGTGGTGGGTACCAGCCGTGCATCAAAAGAGTTGTTAAGGCAAATTGAATTGGTTGCACCTACCAATTATAGTGTAATTATTTTAGGCGAAAGCGGTACCGGCAAAGAGTCGGTTGCTAAAAGCATACACTTAAACAGCCCTCGCCACAATCAGCCATTTATTGCGATGGATTGCGGGTCGCTTACCAAAGAGTTGGCAGCAAGCGAGTTTTTTGGCCACGAGAAAGGATCATTTACCGGGGCGTTATATACCAAGATAGGCCACTTTGAAATGGCGAATGGCGGTACCTTGTTTTTAGACGAAGTAGGTAACCTATCGTACGAGATACAAGCGGCATTGCTGCGCACGGTGCAGGAGCGTAAAGTAAAGCGTATAGGCAGTACAAAAGAAATAGATCTGGATGTGCGCATTATTATTGCCACTAATGAGAGCCTGCAGGAAGGTATACAAAAAGGAAAATTCCGCGAGGATCTTTATCACCGCTTTAACGAGTTTAGCATTTTTATGCCGCCACTGCGCGAGCGTGGCAACGATATAATGATGCTGGCCGACCACTTTTTAAATGTGGCCAACCAGGAGCTGGATCGTAATGTAACTACCTTCTCGCCCGAGGTAATAGAGTGTTTTATGAACTACCGCTGGCAAGGTAATATTCGCGAATTAAAGAATGTGGTTAGGCGGGCAACGCTGCTTAGCGAGGGTAATGAAATTACCATGAAGGCCCTGCCGCTGGAGATATCAAACTTTAAGGTAACCGCGTACGAGCCGGTAAACAATACAGGCGCACAAGGCAATTATGAGGTAAAAGAAGCCCCTAAGCACGATCTGAAAAATGCCGCGCTTGGGGCCGAGCACGAAACGATACTTAAAGTGCTGCGCGAGGTTAACTTTAACAAAACCAAAGCTGCCGAGATATTGAATATTGACCGTAAAACGCTTTACAACAAAATGAAAGCCATCAACCTAAAATAA
- a CDS encoding outer membrane beta-barrel protein has translation MKSTLKITTLILAFAGLSFAAKAQTSTTTSTTTSNGVRYSIGVDAGIPTGKFNDAYKWNLGGSVQADIPVANQLFVTVNAGYNNVFGEKNLAGTGLDVPNVQLLPVKAGLKFFPLSNFYIQSEAGAAFLLNKSDFFNEKSTAFVYAPQIGVQFPVSASNFIDAGIRYEATTKYSSNFDASKVNFLGVRVAYGF, from the coding sequence ATGAAAAGTACATTAAAAATCACAACATTAATTTTAGCATTTGCCGGCTTATCATTTGCTGCAAAAGCCCAAACCTCTACCACCACATCTACTACAACTTCTAACGGTGTTCGTTATAGCATTGGTGTTGATGCAGGCATCCCAACGGGTAAATTTAACGATGCTTATAAATGGAATTTAGGCGGTTCGGTACAGGCGGATATCCCTGTAGCTAACCAATTGTTTGTAACTGTAAACGCAGGTTATAACAACGTATTTGGCGAAAAGAATTTAGCAGGCACAGGCTTAGATGTACCTAACGTACAGTTACTGCCTGTTAAAGCCGGTTTAAAATTCTTCCCGTTATCTAACTTTTACATACAGAGCGAAGCTGGTGCAGCATTCCTGCTAAACAAATCTGATTTCTTTAACGAGAAATCAACCGCGTTTGTTTATGCGCCGCAAATTGGTGTACAGTTCCCGGTAAGTGCAAGTAACTTTATTGATGCAGGTATACGCTACGAAGCTACTACCAAATACAGCAGCAATTTTGATGCAAGCAAAGTAAACTTTTTAGGTGTGCGTGTTGCATACGGTTTCTAA
- a CDS encoding enoyl-CoA hydratase → MEFENILVQTRGRIQYIVINRESKLNALNKFTLIELHEALTDAFNDESIGGIIITGAGTKAFVAGADITEFADLDVAGGRNLAREGHTKVFNVIANGNKPVIAAINGFALGGGLELAMACHIRIAADTAKMGLPEVTLGLIPGYGGTQRLTQLVGRGKALEMIMTADMLTAADALQAGLVNQVVFQADLLPRAEELMNKILTRAPLAIAAAIRAVNDAANDGVNGYETEIEEFGKCFGTDDFKEGVAAFLERRKPEFKGK, encoded by the coding sequence ATGGAGTTTGAAAACATACTGGTCCAAACCAGGGGCCGCATACAATACATTGTCATCAATCGCGAAAGCAAATTAAACGCGCTAAATAAATTTACCTTAATAGAGCTGCACGAGGCTTTAACTGATGCTTTTAATGATGAAAGCATTGGCGGCATAATAATTACCGGCGCGGGCACAAAGGCCTTTGTTGCCGGTGCAGATATTACCGAGTTTGCCGATCTGGACGTTGCGGGTGGGCGCAACCTTGCCCGTGAGGGCCATACCAAGGTTTTTAATGTAATTGCTAACGGCAACAAGCCGGTAATAGCGGCTATAAATGGTTTTGCATTGGGTGGAGGGCTGGAACTTGCTATGGCCTGCCATATACGCATTGCTGCCGATACCGCTAAAATGGGCCTGCCCGAAGTTACCTTGGGCCTTATACCCGGCTACGGTGGCACCCAGCGTTTAACCCAATTGGTGGGCCGCGGCAAGGCGCTCGAAATGATAATGACAGCTGATATGCTTACCGCTGCTGATGCCTTGCAGGCAGGTTTGGTTAACCAGGTAGTGTTTCAGGCCGATTTACTGCCCAGGGCCGAAGAACTGATGAATAAAATACTTACCCGGGCCCCATTGGCCATTGCTGCCGCCATTCGGGCTGTTAACGATGCCGCTAATGACGGGGTTAATGGCTACGAAACCGAGATAGAAGAGTTTGGAAAATGCTTTGGTACGGATGATTTTAAAGAGGGGGTGGCCGCATTTTTAGAAAGGCGGAAGCCGGAATTTAAGGGCAAATAA
- a CDS encoding cobalamin B12-binding domain-containing protein, whose translation MSDTQFNRPIRVLVAKVGLDGHDRGARIIATTLRDAGMEVIYTGLRQTPEMVVNTALQEDVDAIGISILSGAHMTVFPKVMALIKEKKMDDVLLTGGGIIPADDMAELQKIGVGKLFPPGTSTQDIVTYITNWVHQHRNF comes from the coding sequence ATGAGCGATACCCAATTTAACCGCCCTATACGTGTTTTAGTCGCGAAAGTAGGCCTTGACGGGCACGACCGCGGCGCCCGCATCATCGCCACCACCTTGCGCGATGCCGGCATGGAGGTAATATACACCGGCCTGCGCCAAACGCCCGAAATGGTAGTGAACACCGCCCTGCAAGAGGATGTGGACGCTATCGGCATCAGCATACTATCGGGCGCGCACATGACGGTTTTCCCTAAGGTGATGGCTTTAATAAAGGAGAAGAAGATGGATGATGTACTGCTTACCGGTGGTGGTATTATCCCTGCGGATGATATGGCCGAACTGCAAAAAATAGGCGTAGGCAAATTGTTCCCGCCGGGTACCAGCACGCAAGACATTGTTACCTATATAACCAATTGGGTGCACCAGCACCGTAATTTTTGA
- a CDS encoding glutamine--tRNA ligase/YqeY domain fusion protein, with amino-acid sequence MMSEERSLNFLEEIVEADIAAGKHGGRVLTRFPPEPNGYLHIGHAKSICLNFGLAQKYNGKTNLRFDDTNPVKEDVEYVDSIKEDVKWLGFEWANELYASDYFDKLYDFAVALIKKDLAYVDDSSAEEIASQKGTPTEPGVANQYRSRSVEENLQLFADMKAGKYPDGAKVLRAKLDLASPNMHLRDPLMYRIKHAHHHRTGDAWCIYPMYDFAHGQSDAIEEITHSICTVEFIPHRPLYEWFIEQLSLFPSKQYEFARLNLNYTVMSKRKLLQLVTDGHVDGWDDPRMPTISGLRRRGYTPASIREFCERIGVAKRENMIDVGLLEFCIREDLNKTAWRRMAVLDPVKLVITNYPEGQTEIFHGENNPEVEGGDGSREFPFSRELWIERDDFMEEPTKKYFRLGVGLMVRLKSAYIIKGESIVKDADGNITEIHCTYIPESKSGSDTSGINVKGTIHWVSADHALTAEIRLYDRLFQVEDPSNEDGDFKDYINPNSLHILPTAYIEPDLANAVAGTPVQFIRKGYFTLDKNSTTDKLVFNRTVTLKDGWVKKG; translated from the coding sequence ATCATGAGCGAAGAAAGATCATTAAACTTTTTAGAGGAAATTGTTGAAGCCGATATTGCTGCCGGTAAGCATGGGGGAAGGGTGTTAACCCGTTTCCCGCCCGAGCCTAACGGCTACCTGCACATAGGGCACGCAAAATCGATATGCCTTAACTTTGGCCTTGCTCAAAAATATAATGGCAAAACCAACCTGCGTTTTGACGATACTAACCCTGTAAAGGAAGATGTAGAGTACGTAGACAGCATTAAGGAAGATGTAAAATGGCTGGGCTTTGAATGGGCCAACGAGCTATACGCGTCTGACTACTTTGACAAGCTGTACGACTTTGCCGTTGCCCTGATAAAAAAAGACCTGGCTTATGTTGATGATAGTAGCGCCGAGGAGATAGCCTCGCAAAAAGGCACCCCTACCGAACCCGGTGTGGCTAATCAATACCGCAGTCGCTCTGTTGAAGAAAACCTGCAACTTTTTGCCGATATGAAAGCCGGCAAATACCCCGATGGCGCCAAGGTACTACGGGCCAAGCTTGACCTGGCATCGCCAAACATGCACCTGCGCGACCCTTTAATGTATCGCATTAAACATGCTCACCATCACCGTACCGGCGATGCCTGGTGCATTTACCCGATGTACGATTTTGCTCATGGTCAAAGCGATGCCATAGAAGAGATCACCCACTCGATATGTACGGTTGAGTTTATACCTCACCGCCCATTGTACGAATGGTTTATTGAGCAATTGAGCCTGTTCCCGAGCAAACAATATGAGTTTGCCCGCCTTAACCTAAACTATACGGTAATGAGCAAGCGCAAGCTGCTGCAACTGGTTACCGATGGCCATGTAGACGGCTGGGACGACCCGCGCATGCCTACCATTAGCGGCCTGCGCCGCCGTGGTTATACCCCTGCCAGCATCCGCGAGTTTTGCGAGCGTATTGGCGTGGCCAAGCGCGAAAACATGATAGATGTAGGCTTGCTGGAGTTTTGCATACGCGAAGACCTTAACAAAACCGCCTGGCGCCGTATGGCCGTGCTTGACCCGGTTAAACTGGTTATCACTAATTATCCGGAAGGTCAAACGGAAATATTCCATGGCGAAAACAACCCTGAAGTTGAAGGTGGCGATGGCAGCCGTGAGTTTCCGTTTAGTCGCGAGTTGTGGATAGAGCGCGACGACTTTATGGAAGAGCCTACCAAAAAATACTTCCGCCTGGGTGTGGGGTTAATGGTACGCCTTAAAAGTGCCTACATTATTAAAGGCGAAAGCATTGTTAAGGATGCCGATGGCAATATTACCGAAATACATTGCACCTACATACCCGAATCAAAAAGCGGCAGCGATACCAGCGGCATAAACGTTAAAGGCACCATACACTGGGTGAGCGCGGACCACGCCCTTACTGCGGAGATACGCCTGTACGACCGCCTTTTTCAGGTAGAAGACCCAAGCAACGAGGACGGTGACTTTAAAGATTATATTAATCCCAACAGCCTGCATATATTGCCAACCGCATACATCGAACCCGACCTGGCCAACGCCGTAGCGGGTACACCGGTGCAATTTATACGCAAGGGCTACTTTACACTCGACAAAAACTCGACTACCGATAAGCTGGTATTTAACCGCACCGTAACATTAAAGGATGGCTGGGTGAAGAAAGGTTAA
- a CDS encoding N-acetylmuramoyl-L-alanine amidase, producing the protein MKNRYLPILLLTATALISACSPKGPYALTNKVYQQHADSLSTTLLAETPAVLADSTGKPIPSDWVGTVNFNLRKPNYVVIHYTAQDSVAQTLRTFTLVKPQVSAHYVIGKDGKVIHMLNDYMRAWHAGTGKWGSVTDMNSCSIGIELDNKGNEPFAPAQIKSLLALLTQLKRTYNIPVANFIGHQDVAPPRKADPGKLFPWQLLAQKGFGLWCDTTLIPAPEGFDSTTALRLIGYDTSNLNAAITAFKAHFVQFDDTPVLTPCDLDVLYNVYRKY; encoded by the coding sequence ATGAAAAACCGCTACCTCCCAATACTACTACTCACTGCCACAGCTTTAATATCCGCTTGTTCGCCTAAGGGGCCGTATGCTTTAACTAATAAGGTGTATCAGCAGCATGCCGATAGCCTGAGCACTACTTTATTGGCCGAGACCCCTGCCGTGCTGGCCGATAGCACGGGCAAACCCATACCAAGCGACTGGGTGGGCACTGTTAATTTTAACCTGCGCAAACCCAATTACGTGGTGATACATTATACCGCGCAAGATTCGGTTGCGCAAACGCTGCGCACTTTTACATTGGTGAAACCGCAGGTAAGCGCCCATTATGTAATTGGCAAGGATGGCAAGGTGATACACATGCTAAACGATTATATGCGCGCCTGGCATGCAGGCACCGGCAAATGGGGCAGCGTGACTGATATGAACAGTTGCTCGATAGGTATCGAGCTGGATAATAAGGGCAACGAGCCTTTTGCACCGGCACAGATAAAAAGCCTGCTGGCGCTGCTTACCCAGTTAAAACGAACTTACAATATACCGGTGGCTAATTTTATTGGTCACCAGGATGTGGCCCCACCCCGCAAAGCCGACCCGGGTAAGTTGTTCCCGTGGCAGTTATTGGCACAAAAGGGTTTCGGCCTGTGGTGCGATACCACCCTTATACCCGCCCCCGAAGGATTTGACAGCACCACAGCACTGCGCCTAATTGGTTATGATACCAGCAACCTGAACGCCGCTATTACCGCCTTTAAAGCCCACTTTGTACAGTTTGATGATACCCCCGTACTCACCCCCTGCGATTTGGATGTGCTGTATAATGTGTACAGGAAGTATTGA
- the dinD gene encoding DNA damage-inducible protein D, with product MKKEVILELFGRFEQACYNHEGLEYWSARDLQSILGYLRWENFFNAIERAKKACENADSKIEDHFRDTTKMIAIAKSAQREVEDVALTRYACYLIAQNGDPSKPPIAFAQTYFAVQTRKQEIIEQRLIDVERVTARDKLSKSEKKLSGILYERGVDGKGFALIRSKGDQALFGGFSTNDMKKKLGIPASKPLADFLPTLTIKAKDFANELTSHNVIEKDLNKETQISQEHIDNNKAVRNILLQRGVKPEALPPADDVKKLERRLETDEKNAAKGSKK from the coding sequence TTGAAAAAGGAAGTCATATTAGAGTTATTTGGCAGGTTTGAACAAGCTTGTTATAACCATGAGGGTTTAGAATACTGGAGTGCAAGAGACCTGCAATCAATTTTAGGCTACTTGCGATGGGAGAACTTTTTTAACGCCATTGAGAGAGCCAAAAAGGCCTGTGAGAATGCTGATTCTAAAATAGAGGATCATTTTCGTGACACCACGAAAATGATCGCGATAGCAAAAAGCGCACAAAGAGAAGTCGAAGACGTTGCTCTAACAAGATACGCCTGTTATCTCATCGCGCAAAATGGTGACCCATCAAAACCGCCAATTGCGTTTGCCCAAACATACTTTGCAGTACAAACTCGAAAACAGGAAATTATAGAGCAGCGCTTAATTGATGTTGAACGTGTGACGGCTCGCGACAAGCTATCCAAGTCTGAAAAGAAATTATCAGGGATATTGTACGAGCGAGGTGTAGACGGTAAAGGTTTTGCCCTAATTCGTTCAAAGGGCGACCAAGCTTTATTTGGTGGTTTTAGCACTAATGATATGAAGAAGAAGCTGGGCATACCAGCATCAAAACCATTAGCAGATTTTTTGCCTACGCTTACTATCAAAGCCAAAGATTTTGCCAACGAACTCACCAGCCATAATGTAATAGAGAAAGACCTGAACAAAGAAACCCAGATATCGCAGGAACATATCGACAACAACAAAGCAGTCAGGAACATTTTATTGCAACGCGGTGTTAAGCCTGAAGCGTTACCGCCAGCAGATGATGTAAAGAAATTAGAGCGGCGTTTAGAAACCGACGAAAAGAATGCTGCCAAAGGCTCAAAAAAATAA
- a CDS encoding HNH endonuclease, giving the protein MKEGQSLWTKEQLILAINLYSKIRFGQMHASNKDVQELAAIIDRTPAAVARKLGNFASFDPNLQARGVKGLENVSKLDRQVWQEYMNNWDELFIEGETLLAQKKATTIEALNPLEEEEWQPAEGREARRSVLVRLNQTAFRKMVLSNFDNKCSITGIDQTSLLVASHILPWSKDEGNRLNPKNGLALNALHDKAFDRGLITITEDFKIKVSPVFLKSNTIESIKENFVNYDGKLMIAPKKFFPDIEFLKIHNESFKA; this is encoded by the coding sequence ATGAAAGAAGGCCAAAGTTTATGGACAAAAGAGCAGCTGATATTAGCTATTAATTTATATAGCAAGATACGCTTTGGCCAAATGCACGCCAGCAACAAGGATGTACAGGAATTAGCCGCGATAATTGACAGAACGCCGGCTGCTGTTGCCCGTAAGTTAGGCAACTTTGCCAGTTTTGACCCTAACCTGCAAGCCCGAGGTGTAAAAGGCTTAGAAAATGTAAGCAAGCTTGATAGGCAAGTTTGGCAAGAGTATATGAACAATTGGGATGAATTGTTTATTGAGGGAGAAACCTTGCTTGCTCAAAAGAAAGCCACGACAATAGAAGCACTTAACCCGTTAGAAGAGGAGGAATGGCAACCCGCCGAGGGTCGAGAAGCACGCCGGTCGGTGCTTGTCCGTTTAAATCAAACTGCTTTTCGCAAAATGGTATTGAGTAACTTTGATAACAAATGCTCTATTACCGGCATCGATCAAACTTCTCTACTTGTTGCCAGTCATATTTTGCCATGGAGTAAAGATGAAGGCAATAGACTTAACCCCAAAAATGGCTTAGCCCTAAATGCATTGCACGATAAAGCTTTTGATAGGGGATTAATCACTATTACCGAAGATTTTAAAATTAAAGTGTCGCCCGTATTTTTAAAAAGCAACACTATAGAAAGCATCAAAGAAAACTTTGTTAACTATGATGGTAAATTAATGATAGCGCCTAAGAAATTTTTTCCTGATATAGAGTTTTTGAAAATCCATAACGAAAGTTTTAAGGCTTAG
- a CDS encoding CoA-binding protein yields the protein MADKKTLILGATPDASRYAYLAANRLVRSGHSIVNVGIKTGEVAGVPIEKPETIHTDIDTITLYVGPQNQPPLYDYILNTQPKRIIFNPGTENQELRRLAEQKGIKTDYACTLVLLSVGQY from the coding sequence ATGGCCGATAAAAAGACATTGATACTGGGCGCCACGCCCGACGCAAGCCGTTACGCTTACCTGGCCGCTAATCGTTTAGTGCGCAGCGGGCACAGCATAGTAAACGTAGGCATAAAAACCGGCGAGGTAGCCGGCGTGCCTATAGAAAAACCCGAAACTATACACACCGATATTGATACCATTACCCTGTATGTAGGCCCCCAAAACCAACCGCCACTGTACGATTATATACTGAACACCCAACCCAAACGCATTATTTTTAACCCCGGCACCGAAAACCAGGAATTGCGCCGCCTTGCCGAACAAAAAGGCATTAAAACCGACTACGCCTGTACTTTGGTGTTGCTAAGCGTAGGGCAGTATTGA
- a CDS encoding sigma-70 family RNA polymerase sigma factor, whose protein sequence is MPQDKNSHIIQTIASYGKSLLGFIRKRVNNDADAEDILQDVWYQFSNVINAGPIEQTSAWLYKVARNKITDKHKKHTETLLDDMLPATGDDDDDAPDFNAILMAEANTPETEYMRSLFWEQLFLALDELPENQRQVFIWHELDDVPFDEIAKRTGDNVQTLVSRKRYAVVHLRKRLKQLYQEITEY, encoded by the coding sequence ATGCCCCAGGACAAAAACAGCCACATCATACAAACTATAGCGTCGTATGGTAAAAGCTTGCTGGGCTTTATTCGCAAGCGGGTGAATAACGATGCCGACGCCGAAGACATTCTGCAGGATGTTTGGTACCAGTTTAGCAATGTAATAAACGCCGGCCCTATTGAACAAACCAGCGCCTGGCTGTATAAAGTTGCCCGCAACAAAATAACCGATAAGCATAAAAAGCATACCGAAACTCTTTTAGACGATATGCTACCCGCTACCGGCGACGACGATGACGACGCGCCCGACTTTAACGCCATACTAATGGCCGAGGCCAACACGCCCGAAACCGAATACATGCGCAGCCTTTTTTGGGAACAGCTTTTTTTAGCGCTTGACGAGCTGCCCGAAAACCAACGCCAGGTATTTATTTGGCACGAACTGGACGACGTACCGTTTGACGAGATAGCTAAACGCACCGGCGATAACGTACAAACGCTGGTATCGCGCAAGCGGTATGCGGTTGTACACCTGCGCAAGCGGCTAAAACAACTTTATCAGGAAATAACAGAATATTAA